A single window of Crassostrea angulata isolate pt1a10 chromosome 8, ASM2561291v2, whole genome shotgun sequence DNA harbors:
- the LOC128160456 gene encoding brevican core protein-like isoform X2: MLGVFSGRFAVFMSFFFIGDIISLNVNLYFEKNDKFKDLLPITGDDNYIYTKNDLSLFECAGSCKFCAGFLYNSGSKTCHLLKSLLNETSFNRDHVDIGWELYESLNVCGSGWHLYNTHCYTYLDLKITWADAKESCASIGAYLVQIDTMDENKWIKETLQPALNSSKTCSHRFCCDAWIGASDQVKEGNFQWTNKENVVFSNWMAKWGQPDNYLDEDCVAVCLNGQWNDHRCSYLLNTICEKTVS; this comes from the exons atgtTAGGGGTCTTTTCCGGACGCTTCGCTGTTTTTATGTCTTTCTTTTTCATTGGTGATATCATTTCGCTTAATGTGAATTTgtattttgagaaaaatgataaattcaaaGATCTACTGCCGATTACTGGTGATGATAACTACATCTACACAAAGAATGACCTGAGTTTGTTCGAGTGTGCTGGAAGCTGTAAATTTTGTGCCGGATTTCTGTATAACAGTGGGTCAAAAACTTGTCATCTTCTGAAAAGTCTTCTCAACGAGACAAGTTTTAACAGAGATCATGTGGATATTGGATGGGAGCTTTATGAAAGTTTGAATG TTTGCGGTTCGGGATGGCATCTTTACAACACTCATTGTTATACGTACTTGGACTTGAAAATAACATGGGCAGACGCAAAG GAAAGCTGTGCCAGCATCGGTGCATACCTTGTTCAAATAGACACAATGGATGAAAACAAATGgataaaagaaacattacaaccAGCATTGAATAGCTCCA AAACTTGCAGCCATAGGTTTTGTTGTGATGCGTGGATCGGGGCCAGTGACCAAGTTAAGGAGGGTAATTTCCAGTGGacaaacaaagaaaatgtgGTATTCTCCAACTGGATGGCAAAATGGGGGCAACCCGACAACTACCTCGACGAGGACTGTGTTGCTGTCTGTCTCAATGGTCAATGGAATGATCATCGTTGTTCTTACCTTTTAAATACTATCTGTGAAAAGACAGTTAGTTAA
- the LOC128160456 gene encoding brevican core protein-like isoform X1 — MLGVFSGRFAVFMSFFFIGDIISLNVNLYFEKNDKFKDLLPITGDDNYIYTKNDLSLFECAGSCKFCAGFLYNSGSKTCHLLKSLLNETSFNRDHVDIGWELYESLNVCGSGWHLYNTHCYTYLDLKITWADAKESCASIGAYLVQIDTMDENKWIKETLQPALNSSSKLQTCSHRFCCDAWIGASDQVKEGNFQWTNKENVVFSNWMAKWGQPDNYLDEDCVAVCLNGQWNDHRCSYLLNTICEKTVS; from the exons atgtTAGGGGTCTTTTCCGGACGCTTCGCTGTTTTTATGTCTTTCTTTTTCATTGGTGATATCATTTCGCTTAATGTGAATTTgtattttgagaaaaatgataaattcaaaGATCTACTGCCGATTACTGGTGATGATAACTACATCTACACAAAGAATGACCTGAGTTTGTTCGAGTGTGCTGGAAGCTGTAAATTTTGTGCCGGATTTCTGTATAACAGTGGGTCAAAAACTTGTCATCTTCTGAAAAGTCTTCTCAACGAGACAAGTTTTAACAGAGATCATGTGGATATTGGATGGGAGCTTTATGAAAGTTTGAATG TTTGCGGTTCGGGATGGCATCTTTACAACACTCATTGTTATACGTACTTGGACTTGAAAATAACATGGGCAGACGCAAAG GAAAGCTGTGCCAGCATCGGTGCATACCTTGTTCAAATAGACACAATGGATGAAAACAAATGgataaaagaaacattacaaccAGCATTGAATAGCTCCAGTAAGCTTC AAACTTGCAGCCATAGGTTTTGTTGTGATGCGTGGATCGGGGCCAGTGACCAAGTTAAGGAGGGTAATTTCCAGTGGacaaacaaagaaaatgtgGTATTCTCCAACTGGATGGCAAAATGGGGGCAACCCGACAACTACCTCGACGAGGACTGTGTTGCTGTCTGTCTCAATGGTCAATGGAATGATCATCGTTGTTCTTACCTTTTAAATACTATCTGTGAAAAGACAGTTAGTTAA